A window of Anaerolineales bacterium genomic DNA:
CACGTCGAGGCGTAGCGGCTGCGTGGACGATTCGGCGTCGAGCGTGACGGCGTGTTCCAGGTCTTCCCGGTCCATGACTTGGGAAACTTCCCGGCCATCTTTGGCCACAACGATCTCCAGTTTTTCGAGATCGGACTCCGGGTAAGCGTTGGGAAAGAACAACACGCTTCCGTCGCTGTGAGTCGTGAGCCGGGCGAGGCGGTCGCCATTCTCGTCGAGGACGGTCACTTCCGCCCCAAGCACGGGCTGCCCTTGCGCGTTGGAGACGGTAATGGTGTGTCGACCGGTGACATCGACATCGTGGACGTCGATCCCCCACTCCGTAAAACGCAGTCGATAGAGCAGGTAGTCGTCCCATTCGGCGTTGTCATCCACACTGCCCGCCCGCAGGTTCGGCGCCTGGCTGCCGCTGGCAGGTTCACTTTCCAGCTTAACCGCACCAACGGCGGCTTCTTCCAGCTCGACCGGCGGTTCAGCGGCGGGAAGTTCGGCGAAGGAATCTGCCCCGGCAGCCACACCTTCGGCAGCCGGCTCAGCCGAATCGCTCCATCCTGCTTCCCCGTCCCAGTCGATCCATCCCCCGCCCTCTTTTCCGCTCGACCCAACGAGTGGGTCCATCACGCTGCAAGCCCCGAGGCCAAGGGTGAGGATCATCAGGATGTACGTCCAACGTATATCGGCTTTGTTCTTCATCGGGTTCTCCTCTCTTCAGGGAGATGGATCATGATCGGATGTGATCTTTAGACGCAGAAGGATCAGGCTTTGTTCCCGGGGAACAAAGCCTGGCGATTGGATACGAGTCACGTTCGAGGATGCGAATTGAGACTGCAGAACTTGCGATTGATTAAGGTTGGGGTTCCACGCTGACCAGAACGGCCCGCACGACGGTGCGCCAACGGTAGGTTCCGCTTTGCTCGTCGAAACCGCCGCAGGTGATCAAGGTGACCCAATCCAGATCTTCGTGGCCGAGTGACGACGTGTCCTCGGGGTGGACCCAGCTCACTTCACGCACGGAATAAACGTAGCGCATACCAAAGAAATGGATGACGACCTCGTCTCCCCAGGAGAGGCGGCCGAGATTTGCAAACGGTCCGGGCAATCCGGAGGGCAGCGTCACGTGGCCGGTGATGGCGGTGTTGCCCTGCCAGGTTGGGAATGCCGTTCCTTGAAGATAGCCGGCGTCGCCCCACAACCAGCTTACGTCCCACCCGCTCTCGGTCTTCGGGACGCCAACGATGGGGATGTCGACGTCTAATTTTGGAATTTCGAGTCCGAGCGTAAAGTAACTCTTGTACCGTTCGCTCTGCGACTGCGCGGGCAGCGAAGTCACCACGCCGGGTGCAAAGCCCGTTTCCGGCAGTCCCCCTGGTTCGAAGATGTTCAGGAAGAAATCATCGTCGTTGTTGGTCAGATCTTCGTCCAACGAGGAAGTCGTCAAACCGACGCTGTTGGTGCCGCCCGGAGGTTCGCCCAAAGCGTTCACTTGGGTGGTGACGGTGATGGTGTAGAAATCGGTGGACGACACGGTGCCCATGTCGATCGTGACCGTGTTGCCGGCGATGGTGACGGGTTGTCCCTCGTCCGGCACTATCGTCACGCCGATGACGTCCAGGAAGACGGGCAGGGTGTCGACGACTTCCAC
This region includes:
- a CDS encoding VWA domain-containing protein, which encodes MKNKADIRWTYILMILTLGLGACSVMDPLVGSSGKEGGGWIDWDGEAGWSDSAEPAAEGVAAGADSFAELPAAEPPVELEEAAVGAVKLESEPASGSQAPNLRAGSVDDNAEWDDYLLYRLRFTEWGIDVHDVDVTGRHTITVSNAQGQPVLGAEVTVLDENGDRLARLTTHSDGSVLFFPNAYPESDLEKLEIVVAKDGREVSQVMDREDLEHAVTLDAESSTQPLRLDVHFLIDATGSMSDEIAQLKENMIAVSEQIEALPSNPNVRFGMTIYRDRGDLFVSRTFDFTPDVAAFTEELARVRADGGGDYPESLNEGLHNAIHLPEWRGEATVSLIFLLADAPPHLDYAQDYDYAADVFAAAEMGIKIYPLASSGLDDQGEYVFRQLAQISSGKFLFLTYGAGGAPGDDTTHHVDDYSVLSLDELVVRMIEEELAPLTFSQ
- a CDS encoding sortase — protein: AGGGAYDFSGLSAGDYIVDVTDTGGVLTGYVLTGGTDPDAVTGLTAGEDYNDSDFGYQLPSADLSLVKIVNDTSPDLGDTVIFTLTLNNSGPDTATNIVVEDVIPAGLTYVPSSITGGDSNDDSAVPVLTWDVNSLASGTSAILTFQATVDVVGTSTNVAQVIASGLYDPDSTPDNDDGDQSEDDEDDASVTVATIIDPALTKTGDPATASVGDIVVFTITVENEGNTDALDVEVVDTLPVFLDVIGVTIVPDEGQPVTIAGNTVTIDMGTVSSTDFYTITVTTQVNALGEPPGGTNSVGLTTSSLDEDLTNNDDDFFLNIFEPGGLPETGFAPGVVTSLPAQSQSERYKSYFTLGLEIPKLDVDIPIVGVPKTESGWDVSWLWGDAGYLQGTAFPTWQGNTAITGHVTLPSGLPGPFANLGRLSWGDEVVIHFFGMRYVYSVREVSWVHPEDTSSLGHEDLDWVTLITCGGFDEQSGTYRWRTVVRAVLVSVEPQP